GCGGACTGACGCCGCGGCGCCGCCGGACCCGGGTCGGCGGCGCGGTGGCCGCGGCTCAGAACGCCTTGACCAGCCGTTCGAAGCGGAGGTCGTCGCGGAGCGGGATCCCGAACCGCTCGTCGCCGTACGGGAACGGCTCGAACTCGCCGGTGCGCCGGTAGCCGCGGCGCTCGTACCAGGCGATGAGGTCCTCGCGCTGGGCGATGACGGTCATCTCCATCCGGGACAGGCCCCACTGCTCGCGGGCGATCCGCTCCGCGCGGGCGAGCACGGCGCGGCCCAGGCCGCCGCCCTGGAGCTCCGGACGGACGGAGAACATGCCGAAGTAGGCACCGGCCGGCCGGCGCTGCACGTGGCAGCAGGCCAGCAGCTCGCCGCCGCGCTCGGCGACCAGGAGCACCGAGTCGGGGCGGGCGATCACCTCGGCGACGCCGTCGGCGTCGGTGCGCTGCCCGGCCAGCAGATGGGCCTCGGTCGTCCAGCCGGCCCGGCTCGCCTCACCGCGGTAGGCGGACTCGACCAGGGCGACCAGCGCGGGCACGTCATCGGCTCCGGCGGTGCGGAAGGTCGGCTCTGCGCCGGGGGCGGTCTCGGCTGCGAACACGTTCGGTCCTCCGGTGTGGTCTGCGGCGGGGGCGCCGCCATGGTGCCACAGAAGACCCCGTCGAGGTCGAGCCCGCACGGACCGGGCCGGTGGCCGGGCGGGGGGCGCCGCGCCCCGGGGCCTGGCCGGGACGGGCCGACCGACGGGTCACAATGATCACATGAGGTGGATCTACAGCCTGGCCGGCGTGGCACTCCTGGCCACGACGGTGGCGAGCATCCTGCGGACGCTGGTCGTGCCGCGCGGCCTGTACTCGGCGCTC
The Kitasatospora paranensis genome window above contains:
- a CDS encoding GNAT family N-acetyltransferase — encoded protein: MFAAETAPGAEPTFRTAGADDVPALVALVESAYRGEASRAGWTTEAHLLAGQRTDADGVAEVIARPDSVLLVAERGGELLACCHVQRRPAGAYFGMFSVRPELQGGGLGRAVLARAERIAREQWGLSRMEMTVIAQREDLIAWYERRGYRRTGEFEPFPYGDERFGIPLRDDLRFERLVKAF